Proteins found in one Acidobacteriota bacterium genomic segment:
- a CDS encoding ABC transporter permease: MNLRRLVAVARKEALHVLRDPRSLGFAFLIPMLLLILFGFALTLDVDHVPIVVWDQSHTAASRELVARFAGSRYFTLTKQVDRYKEIEHDLDTGQALCALIIPRDYARNLVNRRSATVQFLLDGSDANTGSLALGYAESVVSSQSESVMVKEARRKAPQPPRPPLEPRPRVWYNPDLESRNLIIPGQIAVIMVVLASLLTSLTFAREWENGTMEQLVSTPVTGAELVMGKLLPYVIIGLADVGIAMLATRYVFEVTMRGNALLLLALAFVFLVGALAMGMLISILLKSQLLASQLSMMVTYLPAILLSGLVFAIKNMPAFVQYLTYLFPARYFMSVIKGIYLKGLGLEEMGGEVVLLLVFATAMVLLCILRFRKRIA; the protein is encoded by the coding sequence GTGAACCTCCGCCGCCTGGTCGCCGTGGCCCGCAAGGAAGCTCTCCACGTGCTCCGCGACCCCCGGAGTCTGGGTTTCGCCTTCCTGATCCCCATGCTCCTTCTGATTCTCTTCGGGTTTGCGCTCACCCTGGACGTGGACCACGTCCCCATCGTCGTGTGGGACCAATCCCACACGGCCGCGAGCCGGGAACTCGTGGCCCGCTTCGCGGGGTCGCGCTATTTCACCCTGACGAAGCAGGTGGACCGCTACAAGGAGATCGAGCACGACCTGGACACGGGCCAGGCCCTGTGCGCCCTGATCATCCCCCGGGATTACGCCCGGAACCTCGTGAACCGGCGGAGCGCCACGGTCCAGTTCCTCCTGGACGGGAGCGATGCCAACACCGGGTCGCTGGCCCTGGGCTACGCGGAGTCCGTCGTGTCGTCCCAGTCGGAAAGCGTCATGGTGAAGGAGGCCCGCCGCAAGGCCCCCCAGCCGCCGCGCCCCCCCCTGGAGCCGCGCCCCCGGGTCTGGTACAACCCTGACCTGGAATCGCGAAACCTGATTATTCCCGGGCAGATCGCCGTCATCATGGTGGTGCTGGCCTCCCTGCTCACCTCCCTCACCTTCGCCCGGGAATGGGAGAACGGGACGATGGAACAACTGGTCTCGACGCCCGTCACGGGAGCGGAACTCGTGATGGGGAAACTCCTCCCTTACGTGATCATCGGCCTGGCGGACGTGGGGATCGCCATGCTCGCCACGCGCTATGTTTTCGAGGTCACCATGCGGGGGAACGCCCTCCTCCTCCTGGCCCTGGCCTTCGTCTTCCTCGTGGGGGCCCTGGCCATGGGGATGCTCATCAGCATCCTCCTGAAGTCCCAGCTCCTGGCCAGCCAGCTCTCCATGATGGTGACGTACCTTCCCGCCATCCTGCTGTCGGGCCTCGTCTTCGCCATCAAGAACATGCCGGCGTTCGTCCAGTACCTCACCTACCTCTTCCCTGCCCGTTATTTCATGTCGGTGATCAAGGGGATCTATCTGAAGGGGCTCGGACTCGAGGAGATGGGGGGCGAGGTGGTTTTGCTCCTCGTGTTCGCGACGGCCATGGTCCTGCTTTGCATCCTGCGCTTCCGCAAGCGCATCGCGTGA
- a CDS encoding ABC transporter permease has product MWERIRHMIRKEFIQVLRDPRTRGVIFVLPIVQLLVFSYAVNTDVTHIALAVRDADGTAASRALVTRFTGSGYFDRVFDAADERDIQHAMDHGWVQATLDIPRGFGAELEGGRTAEVQFLLDGSDSNTSGIIQQYAIGILGVYNSEQLKLRIRRLTGEAPAGGVELRARAFFNENLDSRNFFIPGVIALMITLVTLILTSLAVVREKEAGTMEQLMVTPIRPKEIIIGKTVPFAVIGFVDIILVTVVGVAWFGVPIRGNLLLLAGATVIYLLSTLGIGLFISTISGTQQQALMSTFFFFLPAIMLSGFMFPIANMPEAVQWITYANPMRYYLVIVRFIFLKGVGADLLWPYIAVLAGMGFATLGAAVLRFRKTLQ; this is encoded by the coding sequence GTGTGGGAGCGCATCCGGCACATGATCCGCAAGGAGTTCATCCAGGTCCTTCGGGACCCGCGCACGCGAGGCGTCATCTTCGTCCTCCCCATCGTCCAGCTCCTGGTCTTCAGCTACGCCGTGAACACGGACGTGACCCACATCGCCCTGGCGGTGCGGGACGCCGACGGGACCGCCGCCAGTCGAGCCCTCGTCACGCGATTCACCGGTTCGGGCTACTTCGACCGGGTCTTCGATGCCGCCGACGAGCGGGACATCCAGCACGCCATGGACCACGGCTGGGTCCAGGCCACGCTGGACATCCCCCGCGGGTTCGGCGCCGAACTGGAGGGCGGACGCACGGCGGAAGTCCAGTTCCTGCTCGACGGGTCGGACTCCAACACCTCGGGCATCATCCAGCAGTACGCCATCGGGATTCTCGGCGTCTACAACTCCGAGCAACTGAAACTCCGCATCCGCCGCCTGACCGGCGAAGCGCCCGCCGGCGGGGTGGAGTTACGCGCGCGGGCTTTCTTCAACGAGAACCTGGACAGCCGCAACTTCTTCATCCCCGGCGTGATCGCCCTCATGATCACCCTGGTGACCCTGATCCTCACCAGCCTGGCCGTGGTCCGGGAGAAGGAGGCGGGGACCATGGAACAGCTCATGGTGACCCCTATCCGGCCCAAGGAGATCATCATCGGAAAGACGGTCCCCTTCGCCGTCATCGGTTTCGTGGACATCATCCTGGTGACCGTCGTGGGCGTCGCGTGGTTCGGCGTCCCGATCCGCGGAAATCTTCTCCTCCTCGCCGGGGCCACGGTGATCTACCTCCTCTCCACCCTGGGGATCGGCCTCTTCATCTCCACCATCAGCGGGACCCAGCAGCAGGCCCTCATGAGCACCTTCTTCTTCTTCCTGCCCGCCATCATGTTGAGTGGTTTCATGTTCCCCATCGCCAACATGCCGGAGGCCGTCCAGTGGATCACCTACGCCAACCCCATGCGCTACTACCTGGTGATCGTGCGTTTCATCTTCCTGAAGGGGGTCGGTGCGGACCTCCTCTGGCCTTACATCGCCGTCCTGGCCGGGATGGGTTTCGCCACCCTGGGCGCCGCTGTGCTCCGCTTCCGCAAGACCCTCCAGTAG
- a CDS encoding 50S ribosome-binding GTPase, whose protein sequence is MPANLTPQYLDAEEQYKRAATAEEKRAALEEMYALLPKHKGTEKLQAEIKKKLSQLKKDQESAKGPQRHDPTAIPREGAGRVVLVGPPNAGKSALLRALSSAEPEVAPYAFTTRLPEQGMAPWEDIQVQVLDLPAVSREFMENWVPAVIRTGDLALLVADPSSPGVLEEIEEVETILREHKVWLSRCDGELPRGGIVVRALLVVNKIDLAGPESAQVVGEFFGDRYPVLAVSAEGGDGVGELRAAIVRELNIVRVYTKIPGKPFVKEKPYALRRGSDLMDLCAMVHKDFSEKLSFARIWGTHKYEGQRVNRDYVLEDGDVVELHL, encoded by the coding sequence ATGCCCGCCAACCTGACCCCCCAGTACCTGGACGCCGAGGAACAGTACAAGCGGGCCGCCACCGCCGAGGAAAAACGGGCGGCCCTCGAGGAGATGTACGCCCTCCTGCCCAAGCACAAGGGGACGGAGAAACTCCAGGCGGAGATCAAGAAGAAGCTCTCCCAGCTCAAGAAGGACCAGGAGAGCGCCAAGGGGCCCCAGCGGCACGACCCCACCGCGATCCCCCGGGAGGGGGCGGGGCGCGTGGTGCTGGTCGGCCCGCCCAACGCGGGAAAGAGCGCCCTGCTGCGGGCCCTGAGTTCGGCGGAGCCCGAGGTGGCGCCCTACGCCTTCACCACCCGCTTGCCCGAGCAGGGGATGGCGCCGTGGGAGGACATCCAGGTCCAGGTGCTCGACCTGCCGGCCGTCAGTCGGGAATTCATGGAGAACTGGGTCCCCGCCGTCATCCGGACCGGCGACCTGGCCCTCCTGGTGGCCGACCCGTCCAGCCCCGGCGTCCTGGAGGAGATCGAGGAAGTGGAGACGATCCTCCGGGAGCACAAGGTCTGGTTGAGCCGGTGCGATGGGGAACTCCCCCGGGGCGGCATCGTGGTGAGGGCCCTCCTGGTGGTCAACAAGATCGACCTGGCCGGCCCCGAGAGCGCCCAGGTGGTGGGCGAGTTCTTCGGGGACCGGTACCCCGTCCTTGCGGTGTCCGCCGAAGGCGGAGACGGCGTGGGGGAACTCCGGGCGGCCATCGTCCGGGAGCTGAACATCGTCCGGGTCTACACGAAGATCCCCGGGAAGCCCTTCGTGAAGGAAAAGCCCTACGCCCTTCGGCGGGGGAGCGACCTGATGGACCTTTGCGCCATGGTCCACAAGGATTTTTCGGAGAAGCTCTCCTTCGCCCGCATCTGGGGGACCCACAAGTACGAGGGCCAGCGCGTCAACCGGGACTACGTCCTGGAAGACGGCGACGTGGTGGAACTCCACCTTTAA
- the dnaJ gene encoding molecular chaperone DnaJ, with translation MSKRDYYEVLGVSKGASADEIKKAYRQMALQYHPDKNPGNKEAEEKFKEAAEAYSILGNPDKRAQYDRFGHAGVSGGGFNGNFDPSVFGDFSDIFESVFGFGDLFGRGSSRGRTRAQRGNDLQYEIKISFLDSAFGTETKLRIPVMETCAECGGSGAAKGTGPVTCPTCNGGGQVRYQQGFFTIARTCSHCNGAGKIIRNPCPECHGKTRVRKEKTIEAKIPPGISTDTRLRLQGQGEAGVHGGPPGDLYILVYVEEHPFFNREGSDLLLEMPVSLAQAALGTDLTVPTLYGDERLKVPAGTQPDAVITLKGRGMPEIGGGRRGDLYVRVKVDVPRKLSREQRKILEDFAAVSDKEMQSSQKQFLGRIRDSVQRPRKGN, from the coding sequence TTGAGCAAGCGAGACTACTACGAGGTCCTCGGGGTGTCGAAAGGCGCCTCGGCGGACGAGATCAAGAAAGCTTACCGACAGATGGCCCTCCAGTACCACCCGGACAAGAACCCGGGGAACAAGGAGGCCGAGGAGAAGTTCAAGGAAGCCGCCGAGGCCTACAGTATCCTGGGGAATCCCGACAAGCGGGCCCAGTACGACCGTTTCGGCCACGCCGGCGTCTCGGGCGGGGGGTTCAACGGCAATTTCGACCCGTCCGTCTTCGGCGACTTCTCGGACATCTTCGAGAGCGTCTTCGGCTTCGGCGACCTCTTCGGCCGCGGTTCGTCCCGCGGCCGCACCCGGGCCCAGCGCGGGAACGACCTCCAGTACGAGATCAAGATCTCCTTCCTCGACAGCGCCTTCGGCACCGAAACCAAGCTGCGAATCCCGGTGATGGAGACCTGCGCGGAGTGCGGCGGCTCGGGGGCCGCCAAGGGGACGGGGCCGGTCACCTGCCCCACCTGCAACGGCGGCGGCCAGGTCCGCTACCAGCAGGGTTTCTTCACCATCGCGCGCACCTGTTCCCACTGCAACGGGGCGGGCAAGATCATCCGCAACCCCTGTCCCGAGTGCCACGGCAAGACCCGTGTCCGGAAGGAGAAGACCATCGAGGCGAAGATTCCCCCCGGGATCTCCACCGACACCCGCCTCCGGCTCCAGGGCCAGGGTGAGGCCGGGGTGCACGGGGGCCCCCCCGGCGACCTCTACATTCTCGTCTACGTGGAGGAGCACCCCTTCTTCAACCGCGAAGGGTCCGACCTCCTGCTGGAGATGCCCGTCTCTCTGGCCCAGGCGGCCCTCGGCACCGACCTGACGGTCCCCACCCTCTACGGGGACGAGCGGCTGAAAGTCCCCGCCGGCACCCAGCCCGACGCGGTCATCACTTTGAAAGGGCGGGGGATGCCCGAGATCGGCGGTGGCCGCCGGGGCGATCTCTACGTCCGGGTCAAGGTGGACGTCCCACGAAAGCTCTCGCGGGAACAGCGGAAGATACTCGAGGATTTCGCCGCAGTCTCGGACAAGGAGATGCAGTCGAGCCAGAAGCAGTTCCTCGGCCGGATCCGGGACAGCGTCCAGCGGCCCCGGAAAGGCAACTGA
- a CDS encoding 50S ribosomal protein L11 methyltransferase, translating to MADLPAEDLLLEVTVPADAEDLASCVFLDLGTRGVQPLAGPSGGTVLQAWFDAALEPQPLVAEAVSRLSAYIPGASFSPRWSRVPRHDWVAETRHNFVPIPAGEHFLIHASWNRPDDLRGRLPIQVDPGEAFGTGSHETTRLCLTLLEKHFDGGFRRVLDAGCGSGILLIAAARWLEKLRADGRAGRPGEYFFAGIDIEEPSVEVSRKNLALNGVEVPADIRLCDLEHFSAPPFDWVFANILSGVILANRKQLDTLLKPGGRILLTGVLASEEPGFLPPVMELGWVLRERAQEGEWAAWVFGKPPA from the coding sequence ATGGCGGACCTGCCCGCGGAAGACCTGCTGTTGGAAGTCACCGTCCCGGCCGACGCCGAGGACCTCGCGTCCTGCGTGTTCCTCGACCTGGGCACCCGGGGGGTCCAACCCCTGGCGGGGCCGAGCGGCGGCACGGTCCTGCAGGCCTGGTTCGACGCCGCCCTCGAACCCCAACCGCTGGTGGCCGAAGCGGTTTCCCGACTGTCGGCGTACATCCCCGGCGCCTCCTTCTCACCCCGGTGGTCCCGGGTGCCCCGTCACGACTGGGTGGCCGAGACCCGGCACAACTTCGTGCCCATCCCCGCGGGGGAGCACTTCCTGATTCACGCCTCGTGGAACCGGCCGGACGACCTCCGGGGGCGCCTCCCCATCCAGGTCGATCCGGGGGAGGCGTTCGGCACGGGCTCGCACGAGACCACCCGCCTCTGCCTCACCCTCCTGGAAAAGCACTTCGACGGCGGCTTCCGGCGCGTGCTGGACGCCGGCTGCGGGAGCGGGATCCTGCTCATCGCCGCCGCCCGGTGGCTGGAAAAGCTCCGGGCCGATGGGCGGGCGGGCCGGCCGGGCGAGTACTTCTTCGCCGGCATCGACATCGAGGAGCCCAGCGTGGAGGTCAGCCGGAAGAACCTCGCCCTGAACGGGGTGGAGGTCCCCGCCGACATCCGGCTCTGCGACCTGGAGCACTTCTCGGCGCCCCCCTTCGACTGGGTTTTCGCCAACATCCTCTCCGGGGTGATCCTGGCCAACCGGAAGCAGCTGGACACCCTCCTGAAGCCGGGCGGGCGGATCCTGCTCACCGGGGTGCTGGCTTCCGAGGAGCCCGGTTTCCTGCCGCCCGTCATGGAGCTTGGCTGGGTGTTGCGGGAGCGCGCCCAGGAGGGGGAGTGGGCCGCCTGGGTCTTCGGCAAGCCGCCGGCCTGA
- a CDS encoding class I SAM-dependent methyltransferase, which yields MSSTWNRIARKTGLRFLSKADLRLLDTLRSELIPPGFREEDGLAPRYRSGDEGLLLDAEKMAAFLGPLGDDDCRRLFARLRGDPGINPGFRGVDYAARGLIHNGFYPTPDAELYAAMIRWFRPTAVTEVGSGYSTAVARAAVDHLGLPSKIRVIDPAPRRAVENLAHAVEYRRVEDSSLLADLPGPGTLLFIDSSHVCRRGGDLPFLYCRVLPSLPPGVLVHVHDVFIPFDYPDVYVRMFYTEQYLLHAFLAGNPRCEVVFATHFMSRTRAAAMQAVFGEAVGREPIFNGASFWFQTR from the coding sequence GTGAGCAGCACCTGGAACCGTATCGCCCGCAAAACCGGCCTGCGCTTCCTGTCGAAAGCGGACCTCCGCCTCCTGGACACCCTCCGGTCCGAACTGATCCCCCCCGGGTTCCGGGAGGAGGACGGCCTGGCCCCCCGGTACCGGTCGGGCGACGAGGGCCTCCTCCTCGACGCGGAGAAGATGGCGGCCTTTCTCGGCCCGCTCGGGGACGACGACTGCCGCCGCCTCTTCGCGCGGCTGCGGGGCGACCCCGGCATCAACCCCGGCTTCCGGGGGGTCGACTACGCCGCCCGCGGCCTGATTCACAACGGGTTCTACCCCACCCCCGACGCCGAGCTCTACGCTGCCATGATCCGGTGGTTCCGGCCGACGGCCGTCACCGAGGTGGGGTCGGGCTACAGCACCGCCGTCGCCCGGGCGGCCGTTGACCACCTGGGGCTCCCGTCGAAGATCCGGGTCATCGACCCCGCCCCCCGTCGCGCCGTCGAAAACCTCGCCCACGCCGTCGAGTACCGGCGGGTGGAGGACAGCTCGCTCCTGGCCGACCTCCCTGGCCCGGGGACCCTGCTGTTCATCGACTCCAGCCACGTCTGCCGCCGGGGCGGGGACCTGCCTTTCCTCTACTGCCGGGTCCTCCCGTCCCTTCCCCCCGGCGTGCTGGTGCACGTTCACGACGTGTTCATCCCCTTCGACTACCCCGACGTCTACGTGCGGATGTTCTACACCGAGCAGTACCTCCTCCACGCCTTCCTGGCCGGCAACCCGCGGTGCGAGGTGGTCTTCGCCACCCACTTCATGTCGCGCACCCGCGCGGCCGCCATGCAGGCGGTCTTCGGGGAGGCCGTCGGGAGGGAGCCGATCTTCAACGGGGCTTCTTTCTGGTTTCAGACGCGTTAA
- a CDS encoding ATP-binding protein: MRNIVRQKIIDFQEAPFPGITRRDVHLPVVPGKAIAVIGMRRTGKTCFLWQVIADRARQGAGRERTLLFNFEDDRLAGMTADDLHWVADEFFRLYPEGRDRDRTLFCLDEVQAVPGWETFVRRLLDTENIELFLSGSSARLLSREVATSMRGRSMEALVHPFSFREYLRHHGKEPEAGTERLSKAVLSSLNHKLPAYLASGGFPEAQGLTGRDRFELLRGYVDVALFRDVVERHAVSQPTALRWLTRQLLGNAAGLFSINKYANDMRSQGISVGKDTLHAFLAHLEDAFLVRTIGIASTSERQRRVNPRKVYPIDPGLIPVFDRSGRANIGHALETAVLLSLDRRGAELAYAKSPEGYEVDFLARFPDGRQELIQVCADPDDPGTVDRELRALSAGARELPAAGLRLVTLFPEAVKETPAGVKVHSAVDWLLSE, encoded by the coding sequence ATGCGCAACATCGTCCGACAAAAGATCATCGATTTCCAGGAGGCGCCTTTCCCGGGGATCACCCGACGGGACGTCCATCTCCCGGTCGTCCCGGGCAAGGCGATCGCGGTCATCGGAATGCGGCGCACGGGAAAGACCTGCTTTCTCTGGCAAGTCATCGCCGATCGCGCCCGGCAGGGCGCCGGCCGGGAGCGGACACTCCTCTTCAACTTCGAGGACGACCGCCTGGCGGGGATGACGGCCGACGATCTCCACTGGGTGGCGGATGAATTCTTCCGGTTGTATCCCGAGGGAAGGGACCGGGACCGGACCCTCTTCTGTCTCGACGAGGTCCAGGCGGTGCCGGGCTGGGAGACCTTCGTCCGTCGGCTCCTGGACACCGAGAACATCGAACTGTTCCTCTCCGGCTCCTCGGCGCGCCTCCTCAGTCGCGAGGTGGCGACGAGCATGCGGGGGCGGTCCATGGAGGCCCTCGTTCACCCCTTCAGCTTCCGCGAGTACCTGCGCCATCACGGGAAAGAGCCCGAGGCCGGGACGGAACGTCTGTCCAAGGCCGTGCTGTCGTCGCTGAACCACAAGCTTCCGGCCTATCTCGCTTCGGGAGGGTTCCCCGAAGCGCAGGGCCTGACGGGGCGGGACCGTTTCGAGCTCCTCCGGGGGTACGTGGACGTGGCCCTGTTCCGGGACGTGGTGGAGCGCCACGCCGTTTCACAACCCACCGCGCTTCGCTGGTTGACGCGGCAACTCCTGGGCAACGCCGCGGGACTTTTCAGCATCAACAAGTACGCCAACGACATGCGTTCGCAGGGCATCTCCGTTGGGAAAGACACGCTGCACGCGTTTTTAGCCCATTTGGAGGACGCCTTCCTGGTCCGGACGATCGGCATCGCCTCCACGTCCGAACGCCAGCGCAGGGTGAACCCGCGCAAGGTGTATCCCATCGACCCGGGGCTCATCCCTGTTTTCGACCGGTCCGGACGCGCGAACATCGGGCACGCCCTCGAGACGGCCGTACTGTTGTCGCTCGATCGACGAGGCGCCGAACTGGCGTACGCCAAATCGCCCGAAGGGTACGAAGTCGATTTCCTGGCCCGGTTTCCCGACGGACGCCAGGAACTGATCCAGGTCTGCGCCGACCCGGACGACCCCGGGACGGTTGACAGAGAGCTGCGGGCCCTTTCGGCCGGTGCGCGGGAATTGCCCGCTGCCGGTCTCCGCCTCGTGACCCTCTTTCCCGAAGCGGTGAAGGAGACCCCGGCCGGGGTGAAGGTCCATTCCGCCGTCGACTGGCTCCTGTCGGAATGA
- a CDS encoding beta-propeller fold lactonase family protein, producing MTNLDILLVRTLVRTRGPACFPWVLLLVAGLGGLAGAQVPVGRIDLPGRDLGGVLVHAPTGRVCVYNATDAKVHLFDGLTLGAVATVSDVGSMNGMLLHQGAGRLFISSMAGREVTVVDLASAQVVGRVPTTQYHLMALDETAGYLLLLDENHLQRIDVNSLSISFLEGLTANVFYMDLAVNPATHELFIGNALSGYLEVVDILSFARSSLTYDGVRSCGPAVGINPLRNKVCISTGMGVHVPFILFDRAAGSSRLLYADNDNLRFFYHPGMDALFTSVEVNNICTILRGADDAFFNLPMQGPILNLAFSPSTGHVYFAGASFLGFYDPSSDFLALIPPEGTPPGGAAVFEADAGAAPSPAMAPTPSTAPAADPPELDLDPVTGRVFFLRNNAVHVFQDTDAPVRPPLIILDSHYSIWDPVSRTLRSTRTGSEGFGNGSAVRPGTGRVYIPEQAWGRVGIYTGCGPYARIGYLPCGGQGPSTLAFAPDGSRLYVVNENSDSVGVIDPDQGTVIAAIPVGDLPAGIAVHPDGTRVYVANNWGKSVSVIDTRSLGVTATISTAPPGQPYAGYPRGVAVTRGGARVLVVNENPSSLAVIDTKTNTKLGHVSLGGSASSQHPSWIALTPDGETAYITNLFSNTVSVVDVKGLTLKSTLTVGTNPTHLAVLPDASEVWVYNENYAGLPSLSIVKHPEGTVAALTPYTNHWIGQGFAAPDPYSRVQGLVETAQGPATAAAVRLSPRVGADRTVNTDLRGEYALAGLPVGAGDVRVTLPGHTARNHFDLTLGLGRTLFFPDKLSVQPLPGDLDETGEVGLADLVLMDLYLAGNLTPGQGRFTAPLQAGDLNGDGLLNAADRGLLADRLSASGN from the coding sequence ATGACAAACCTTGACATCCTGCTCGTCCGAACCCTCGTTCGGACCCGTGGCCCGGCCTGTTTCCCATGGGTGCTTCTCCTGGTTGCCGGGCTCGGCGGTCTGGCGGGGGCCCAGGTCCCCGTCGGGCGGATCGACCTCCCGGGCAGGGACCTCGGCGGGGTCCTGGTTCATGCCCCGACCGGCCGGGTCTGCGTGTACAATGCCACGGACGCGAAGGTCCACCTGTTCGACGGGCTCACGCTGGGAGCGGTGGCGACGGTTTCCGACGTCGGGTCCATGAACGGGATGCTGCTTCACCAGGGGGCCGGCCGCCTTTTCATCAGTTCCATGGCCGGCCGGGAGGTCACCGTCGTCGACCTCGCGTCCGCCCAGGTGGTCGGTCGGGTTCCCACGACCCAGTATCACCTGATGGCCCTGGACGAGACCGCGGGGTACCTTCTCCTGCTCGATGAAAACCACCTTCAGCGCATCGACGTGAACAGCCTGTCGATTTCCTTTCTCGAAGGCCTGACGGCCAACGTCTTCTACATGGACCTGGCCGTCAACCCGGCGACCCATGAACTGTTCATCGGCAACGCGCTGTCCGGTTACCTGGAAGTGGTGGACATCCTCAGCTTCGCCCGGTCCAGCCTGACCTACGACGGCGTGCGCAGCTGCGGGCCGGCGGTCGGCATAAACCCACTGCGAAACAAGGTTTGTATCTCGACCGGCATGGGGGTCCATGTCCCTTTCATCCTGTTCGACCGTGCGGCCGGAAGCTCCCGGCTGCTGTACGCGGACAACGACAACCTCCGCTTCTTCTATCACCCGGGGATGGACGCCCTGTTCACCTCGGTGGAAGTGAACAATATCTGCACCATCCTGCGGGGAGCGGACGACGCCTTCTTCAACCTCCCCATGCAGGGGCCGATCCTCAACCTGGCCTTCAGCCCGTCCACCGGTCACGTCTACTTCGCCGGCGCGTCCTTCCTGGGCTTTTACGACCCCTCGAGCGACTTCCTGGCGTTGATTCCCCCCGAGGGGACCCCCCCGGGGGGCGCCGCCGTGTTCGAAGCGGATGCCGGCGCGGCGCCGTCCCCGGCCATGGCGCCGACCCCCTCGACGGCCCCGGCCGCCGACCCTCCCGAGTTGGACCTGGACCCCGTCACGGGCCGGGTCTTCTTTCTCCGGAACAACGCCGTGCACGTCTTCCAGGACACCGACGCCCCCGTTCGCCCCCCCTTGATCATCCTGGATTCGCACTACTCCATCTGGGACCCCGTCAGCCGCACGCTGAGGTCGACGCGAACCGGTTCGGAGGGGTTCGGCAACGGGTCGGCGGTTCGCCCGGGCACCGGCCGGGTCTACATCCCCGAACAGGCCTGGGGCCGTGTCGGGATCTACACCGGGTGCGGCCCTTACGCCCGCATCGGTTACCTTCCCTGCGGCGGCCAGGGCCCCTCGACCCTGGCGTTCGCCCCCGACGGCTCCCGCCTGTACGTGGTCAACGAGAATTCCGACAGCGTGGGCGTCATCGACCCGGACCAGGGGACCGTCATCGCCGCCATCCCCGTGGGGGACCTTCCCGCGGGGATCGCCGTGCACCCGGACGGTACGCGTGTCTACGTCGCCAACAACTGGGGAAAGTCCGTGTCGGTGATCGACACCCGTTCCCTGGGCGTGACGGCCACCATCTCCACCGCCCCGCCCGGCCAGCCCTACGCCGGGTACCCGCGCGGCGTGGCCGTCACCCGGGGCGGCGCCCGGGTCCTGGTGGTCAACGAAAACCCCTCCTCGCTGGCGGTCATCGACACGAAAACCAACACCAAGCTCGGCCACGTCTCCCTGGGGGGAAGTGCCAGCTCCCAGCACCCGTCCTGGATCGCCCTCACGCCCGACGGGGAAACCGCCTACATCACCAATCTCTTTTCCAACACCGTCTCCGTGGTGGACGTCAAGGGGCTGACGCTCAAGAGCACCCTGACGGTCGGGACGAACCCGACCCACCTGGCAGTTCTTCCGGACGCCAGTGAAGTGTGGGTCTACAACGAAAACTACGCCGGGCTTCCCTCGCTTTCCATCGTCAAGCACCCCGAAGGAACCGTCGCCGCCCTGACCCCTTACACCAACCACTGGATCGGCCAGGGATTCGCCGCCCCCGACCCCTACAGCCGCGTCCAGGGCCTGGTGGAAACCGCGCAGGGGCCGGCGACGGCCGCCGCGGTCCGCCTTTCCCCCCGAGTCGGGGCCGACCGGACGGTGAACACCGACCTTCGGGGGGAATACGCCCTGGCCGGATTGCCCGTCGGTGCCGGGGATGTCCGGGTGACCCTGCCGGGGCACACCGCCCGGAACCACTTCGACCTCACCCTCGGTCTCGGGAGGACCCTTTTCTTCCCCGACAAGCTCTCCGTGCAACCGCTCCCGGGCGACCTCGACGAAACCGGGGAGGTTGGGCTCGCCGACCTGGTCCTGATGGACCTTTACCTGGCCGGGAACCTCACCCCGGGGCAGGGTCGTTTCACCGCCCCGCTTCAGGCCGGGGACCTCAACGGCGACGGATTGCTGAACGCCGCGGACCGGGGCTTGCTGGCCGACCGGCTCAGTGCCTCCGGGAATTGA